In a single window of the Nicotiana tomentosiformis chromosome 8, ASM39032v3, whole genome shotgun sequence genome:
- the LOC104085711 gene encoding uncharacterized protein yields the protein MLEMEDVKDQIDGAEKPMPSTKQEEEVVKKKYGGIMPKKPPLISKDHERAYFDSADWALGKQGVAKPKGPLEALRPKLQPTNQQTRYRKSPYAPSEGEDGSNVPPEDATANE from the exons ATGTTAGAGATGGAGGATGTCAAAGACCAAATAGATGGAGCAGAAAAGCCAATGCCATCAACCAAACAGGAA GAGGAAGTTGTTAAAAAGAAATACGGAGGAATTATGCCAAAGAAACCACCTCTTATCTCTAAG GATCATGAACGTGCTTATTTTGATTCTGCTGATTGGGCTCTTGGAAAG CAAGGTGTAGCGAAGCCGAAAGGTCCACTCGAGGCACTTCGGCCAAAGTTGCAG CCGACGAATCAACAAACTCGATACCGCAAGTCGCCTTATGCTCCATCTGAGGGTGAAG ATGGAAGCAATGTGCCACCGGAGGATGCAACTGCAAATGAATGA